DNA from Terriglobus tenax:
CGGCCAGCGTCTTGTTGTGCGCCAGCACCAGCGCGGGACGCTGCGACTCCTCAATCACCTTCGCCATGGTGAAGGTCTTACCCGATCCGGTGACGCCCAGCAGTACCTGGTGCTTCTCACCATCGGCAAGACCATTGACCAGCTCAGAGATCGCGCGCGGTTGATCTCCCTGCGGCGTATACGGGGTGGAGAGCTCGAAGTCCATCTATCTAGAATAGCAGGAGAATGAAAAGCGAATATACTGACCTCTTCTTCACTGTGTCATCTCGACCGAAGCGAAGAGACCTGCGTTTGACCAACACTACGCCAACCCAGCAATCTTCCGCGTCTCTTCCCAAATGTTCTCATCCACCGGAACGCCCTTCTCCATGTTCTCGCCGCGTATCGCCGGAAGCTTTTCGCCCGGGTAACGCGCCTTCGATCCCGATTCGGTGTGCAGCGACGCAATAATCTGATCGCCGATACGCGATACATCTCCCAGCGCCGACGGATTGATCGCCACAAACACCTGGGAAACACCGGCCTCCTTCAGGGGGTCTTCATCGATCTGGCAGGTCGCCTGCCCAAACGAAAGCGTCGCTGCCACCACATCCAGCATCATGGACAGCGCGGAGCCCTTCCAATAGCCGATCGGCATGGGATGCCTGGCTTCCAGAATCGCCTTCGGGTCAGACGAGATGTTGCCCTCCTTATCGAATCCGCCAGGGACGGGAAGCTGCTCGCCACGCGCAGCATAGCCATCTAGGGCGCCATAAGAAAATTGCGACATCGCAAGGTCCACCAGGAAGTGCGCTCCATTCGTACGCGGTACCGCAATCACCAGCGGATTGTTGCCCAGCACGGGCTGTTTGCCGCCCCACGGCGCCATATTGGGCATCGTGTTTGTAAAGCACAGCCCCATCATGCCGCTCTCCGCGGCCTGCAGACCGTAGGTGCCTGCCCTCATCCAGTGGTTGGTGTGGCGTACCGCGACGCAGCCAATGCCATGCTGCGCCGCCAGCGCAATCGCGCGGCCCATGGAGTGCCATGCATTCAGGTTGCCCGGACCGTAGTTCCCGTCCCAGCGCTCCAGGGCGCCAAAGCCGGAAACGAAGGTTGGCGAAGCTTCCGGCTTCACGCAGCCATTGCCTACCAGTTTTGCCAGTCGAGGG
Protein-coding regions in this window:
- the yiaK gene encoding 3-dehydro-L-gulonate 2-dehydrogenase: MLRIPYDELVRTLVLAHRNLGYAPARAQESATLFAETTRDGVYTHGIARFPRLAKLVGNGCVKPEASPTFVSGFGALERWDGNYGPGNLNAWHSMGRAIALAAQHGIGCVAVRHTNHWMRAGTYGLQAAESGMMGLCFTNTMPNMAPWGGKQPVLGNNPLVIAVPRTNGAHFLVDLAMSQFSYGALDGYAARGEQLPVPGGFDKEGNISSDPKAILEARHPMPIGYWKGSALSMMLDVVAATLSFGQATCQIDEDPLKEAGVSQVFVAINPSALGDVSRIGDQIIASLHTESGSKARYPGEKLPAIRGENMEKGVPVDENIWEETRKIAGLA